The proteins below come from a single Carassius carassius chromosome 11, fCarCar2.1, whole genome shotgun sequence genomic window:
- the LOC132152899 gene encoding translin-like: MLFVSRARQLINSLCLHPFVIQTVHVWNSWSQQRATHTPARLKMSVTEMFSYIQGFLSADQDIREDIRKVVQVLEQTAREILTVLQSVHQPSGFKDIPSKSLKARELFCTVRNHTGELKTKFPVEQYYRYHEHWRFVFQRLAFLAAFVVYLESESLVTREDVAEILGIEVDREKGFHLDVEDYLAGVLILASELSRLAVNSVTAGDYVRPLRISNFINELDSGFRLLNLKNDHLRKRYDGLKYDLKKIEEVVYDLSIRGLAKELEEISRGDVET; the protein is encoded by the exons ATGCTGTTTGTTTCGCGAGCACGACAATTAATAAACAGTCTCTGTTTACATCCTTTCGTTATCCAAACAGTGCATGTTTGGAACAGCTGGTCACAGCAAAGAGCGACGCACACGCCTGCACGTTTGAAGATGTCTGTAACGGAGATGTTTAGCTATATCCAAGGATTTTTGAGTGCCGATCAAGATATTCGAGAG GACATAAGAAAAGTTGTCCAAGTTCTTGAGCAGACAGCGAGAGAGATCCTCACTGTTCTTCAAAGTGTCCATCAACCCAGTGGTTTCAAAGACA TTCCCAGCAAGTCTCTAAAGGCCAGAGAGCTGTTCTGCACTGTAAGAAACCACACTGGAGAGCTGAAAACTAAGTTCCCTGTTGAACAGTACTATCG GTATCATGAACACTGGAGATTTGTTTTTCAACGACTTGCCTTCCTTGCTGCTTTTGTGGTGTACCTGGAAAGCGAGTCCTTGGTTACACGCGAGGACGTGGCAGAAATACTTGGCA TTGAAGTCGACAGAGAAAAAGGGTTTCATTTGGATGTGGAAGACTATCTAGCTGGAGTTCTTATTTTGGCCAGTGAGctg TCTAGGCTGGCAGTTAACAGCGTGACCGCAGGGGACTATGTACGTCCGCTTAGGATCTCAAACTTCATCAATGAACTTGACTCTGGCTTTCGGTTGCTCAACTTAAAAAATGACCATCTTCGCAAGCGCTACGATGGGCTCAAGTACGATCTGAAGAAGATTGAGGAGGTGGTATACGATCTTTCCATCCGAGGCCTTGCCAAGGAGCTGGAGGAGATAAGTAGAGGTGACGTGGAAACATAA
- the LOC132152885 gene encoding uncharacterized protein LOC132152885 isoform X2: MAAISVAMPDVKAPQCEYSPAGSPASCSMDLSMDLSVLSSPLSAFSHHGVAPFPAQGVAPGHCNNNNGLLSNLGLYCSTSSMHSFKQPDGQSAYDMMRFPQSCVNTGGTRLYRSLENLHWAAVSDPKAYPYRSVDSEFIFHCTSSSHWYDGPPPGPQVYGLMPSHDSMAIYGRRGVIRKDIPLFPQWLLPAVEDWGMNGNARKGLRDKLRFQSTRVTEPHKPLRPQPVLGNAPSPLYPCDQEVAVRTGLTSLQRNGQQELIARRITSPEEIKQEALRRLRLRRQQSTPNLALNSRQEPSTISKSHTAELICTNSAQSTPERKRPPMGRLHIPTFEEFKRMRQREGIKNHISSEMETNNKHREERIQIEETQSAEKTDIDVKTAQDMNHSGAELSEPSSTTEVPGGPICTSPVARSLLHPQAATGRDEETKGPTGPRATDVAVVPFPPHWESGDGPSSCCPAILLDGTDLSSYGAKIYKMRDGFLGSALDLIKKSCSAEIAAETPVRLSREHNDVTNITAPQPSHQSAYVAMTTSACGEEACTEPVGQRGKVATECVSGARCRRSSSDAAYELAESVRAQRECRLRPHFSDPMPADATKRKQLELKIAAATCLHIHRRDRDNVPGTARGCSEPRGEERSRGLAVSRSAQHRWSTVSSLSADSGVVGLNDEREDEEEPHHARHSAGAEVERVDSGIGPGLTRGWRRPLLSLRNWDIQQPCPDCGHKEGGCEQGMCERCSKLRTERKEAILEILNTESSYGEDLRIIKEEFYCPMQSAGLLTAEQLAVVFSNVQELIDVNDRFTEHLQDSIDQAFDQGDEDLQTVCIGEIFLEFVNMLPAFQTYCLQQSTSVNMLNTLEKEKELLRIFLDVSQNDNTALRRMNLRSFLMAPLQRVTKYPLLLSRISKATNECHPDYSRLKEAKSRVESHLEHINMKTKQEGTATWSLRSFRRDSRKNREVINIEMRELSVKIVGWTRESTHFIMEGPLQLAQPADGQWLKKGSKSLKFQNVQSLLMVRTLCNADTVTEGSLETSELVQDGVLVLIKDKSSGKFTVLREPIHLANCVVSADPDCEDTFEVLDIRREAFIFRASDKPRTQQWFRQIKRYTCDLGPWRKRRNALPNIMINTTQSRS; the protein is encoded by the exons ATGGCAGCTATTTCTGTGGCCATGCCGGATGTGAAAGCCCCACAATGTGAGTATTCCCCAGCAGGATCTCCTGCAAGCTGCAGCATGGACTTGTCCATGGACCTGTCCGTCCTCAGCTCCCCGCTGTCTGCTTTCTCTCACCACGGTGTGGCCCCCTTCCCTGCCCAGGGTGTAGCACCAGGCCACTGCAACAACAACAATGGCCTGCTCAGCAACCTGGGACTCTACTGTTCCACCAGCAGTATGCATTCTTTTAAACAGCCTGATGGCCAGTCTGCTTACGATATGATGCGCTTTCCACAAAGCTGTGTGAACACCGGTGGCACCCGGCTTTACCGCAGCCTGGAAAACCTGCACTGGGCCGCCGTGTCCGATCCCAAAGCATATCCTTACAGGAGCGTGGACAGTGAGTTTATCTTTCATTGCACTTCAAGCAGCCACTGGTACGATGGACCTCCACCGGGACCGCAAGTTTATGGCTTAATGCCTTCCCATGACAGCATGGCAATCTACGGCCGCCGAGGAGTAATTAGGAAGGATATACCACTCTTTCCACAATGGCTTTTACCAGCGGTTGAGGACTGGGGTATGAACGGAAATGCACGAAAGGGTCTTCGAGACAAGCTGCGGTTTCAGAGCACACGTGTGACGGAGCCCCACAAGCCCTTGCGTCCTCAACCTGTGCTTGGTAATGCACCTTCTCCGCTCTATCCGTGCGATCAGGAGGTAGCAGTTCGGACTGGGCTGACATCATTGCAAAGGAATGGACAGCAAGAGTTGATCGCCCGTCGCATCACCAGTCCAGAGGAGATCAAACAGGAAGCGCTGCGACGACTGCGTCTCCGAAGGCAACAAAGCACCCCTAACCTGGCACTGAACTCCAGGCAGGAGCCTAGTACCATAAGTAAATCTCATACCGCAGAGCTCATCTGCACTAACTCTGCCCAGTCAACCCCTGAGAGGAAAAGACCTCCGATGGGCCGCCTGCACATACCTACATTTGAGGAGTTTAAGAGAATGAGACAAAGGGAGGGCATTAAGAACCACATTTCCTCTGAAATGGAGACTAACAACAAGCATAGAGAGGAAAGAATACAGATAGAGGAAACGCAGAGTGCGGAAAAGACAGACATTGACGTCAAAACCGCTCAGGATATGAACCACAGCGGAGCAGAGTTGTCTGAGCCCAGTTCGACCACAGAGGTCCCAGGAGGACCCATCTGCACAAGCCCAGTGGCTCGCTCTCTATTACACCCTCAAGCTGCTACAGGAAGAGACGAGGAAACAAAGGGCCCAACAGGCCCTCGGGCCACAGATGTAGCTGTTGTCCCCTTCCCACCCCACTGGGAGAGTGGCGATGGCCCATCCAGCTGCTGCCCCGCAATCCTTCTGGATGGAACAGACCTTTCCAGCTATGGAGCCAAAATCTATAAAATGAGGGATGGTTTCCTAGGATCTGCCCTTGACCTTATTAAAAAAAG CTGCAGTGCAGAGATTGCAGCCGAGACTCCCGTCCGATTGTCGCGTGAGCACAATGACGTCACTAACATCACCGCTCCCCAGCCCAGCCATCAATCTGCCTACGTTGCCATGACAACGTCGGCCTGCGGAGAGGAGGCTTGCACCGAGCCCGTGGGACAACGGGGGAAAGTGGCGACAGAATGC GTTTCTGGGGCACgctgcagacgctccagctcAGATGCGGCCTATGAGCTGGCTGAGTCAGTGAGGGCCCAGCGCGAGTGCCGCCTGCGCCCCCACTTCAGCGACCCCATGCCTGCAGACGCCACCAAACGTAAGCAGCTAGAACTGAAGATCGCTGCAGCCACATGTTTGCACATTCACCGCAGAGACAGGGACAATG TGCCAGGCACAGCCAGGGGCTGTTCAGAGcccagaggtgaggagaggagcaGGGGCCTGGCTGTGAGCCGCTCAGCACAGCACCGCTGGAGTACCGTCAGCAGCCTGAGCGCAGACAGCGGTGTTGTAGGCTTGAACGATGAGCGTGAAGATGAGGAAGAGCCCCATCATGCTCGCCACAGTGCCGGAGCTGAGGTAGAACGTGTGGACAGCGGCATCGGCCCTGGATTGACTCGGGGCTGGAGGAGACCCTTACTATCCCTCAGGAACTGGGACATTCAGCAGCCCTGTCCCGACTGTGGACACAAAGAGGGCGGCTGTGAGCAAGGCATGTGTGAACGCTGCTCCAAGCTACGCACAGAGCGCAAAGAGGCCATCCTAGAGATTCTCAATACTGAGTCGAGTTATGGAGAGGACCTGCGCATCATCAAAGAAGAGTTTTACTGTCCCATGCAGAGCGCAGGGCTGCTCACAGCAGAGCAACTGGCTGTGGTCTTCAGTAACGTTCAAGAGCTCATTGATGTCAATGACAGGTTCACAGAGCACCTGCAGGACAGCATTGATCAGGCTTTTGATCAG GGCGATGAGGACCTGCAGACTGTGTGCATTGGAGAAatcttcttggagtttgtcaacATGCTTCCAGCGTTTCAGACCTACTGCCTGCAGCAGTCCACATCTGTGAACATGCTCAACACACTGGAGAAAGAAAAAGAGCTTCTTAG GATATTCCTCGACGTGTCTCAGAATGACAACACGGCACTCAGGCGCATGAACCTGCGCTCCTTCCTCATGGCCCCACTTCAGCGTGTGACCAAGTACCCATTACTGCTAAGTCGGATCAGCAAGGCCACCAACGAGTGTCACCCAGACTACTCTCGCTTAAAAGAAGCCAAGAGCCGCGTTGAGTCCCATCTAGAGCACATCAACATGAAGACCAAACAGGAAGGGACTGCCACATGGTCCTTGCGCTCATTCCGGCGCGACAGCCGCAAGAACCGAGAAGTCATCAACATTGAGATGAGAGAGCTGTCAGTGAAAATTGTGGGCTGGACCCGAGAGAGCACACACTTCATCATGGAGGGGCCACTCCAGTTGGCACAGCCTGCCGATGGCCAGTGGCTTAAGAAGGGAAGCAAATCCCTCAAATTCCAGAATGTTCAGAGTTTACTTATGGTACGCACTCTGTGCAATGCAGACACGGTGACTGAAGGGAGTCTGGAGACCTCGGAGTTGGTGCAGGACGGTGTACTGGTACTCATCAAAGACAAGAGCAGCGGGAAGTTCACTGTGTTACGGGAGCCAATCCATTTGGCAAATTGCGTGGTGTCTGCCGACCCTGACTGTGAAGACACCTTTGAGGTGCTGGACATTCGACGTGAGGCCTTCATTTTCCGTGCCTCTGACAAACCTCGCACTCAGCAGTGGTTTCGTCAGATCAAGAGATACACTTGTGATTTGGGACCCTGGAGAAAGAGACGCAATGCTCTCCCAAATATCATGATTAACACGACCCAGAGCCGCTCCTGA
- the LOC132152885 gene encoding uncharacterized protein LOC132152885 isoform X1, giving the protein MAAISVAMPDVKAPQCEYSPAGSPASCSMDLSMDLSVLSSPLSAFSHHGVAPFPAQGVAPGHCNNNNGLLSNLGLYCSTSSMHSFKQPDGQSAYDMMRFPQSCVNTGGTRLYRSLENLHWAAVSDPKAYPYRSVDSEFIFHCTSSSHWYDGPPPGPQVYGLMPSHDSMAIYGRRGVIRKDIPLFPQWLLPAVEDWGMNGNARKGLRDKLRFQSTRVTEPHKPLRPQPVLGNAPSPLYPCDQEVAVRTGLTSLQRNGQQELIARRITSPEEIKQEALRRLRLRRQQSTPNLALNSRQEPSTISKSHTAELICTNSAQSTPERKRPPMGRLHIPTFEEFKRMRQREGIKNHISSEMETNNKHREERIQIEETQSAEKTDIDVKTAQDMNHSGAELSEPSSTTEVPGGPICTSPVARSLLHPQAATGRDEETKGPTGPRATDVAVVPFPPHWESGDGPSSCCPAILLDGTDLSSYGAKIYKMRDGFLGSALDLIKKSCSAEIAAETPVRLSREHNDVTNITAPQPSHQSAYVAMTTSACGEEACTEPVGQRGKVATECQVSGARCRRSSSDAAYELAESVRAQRECRLRPHFSDPMPADATKRKQLELKIAAATCLHIHRRDRDNVPGTARGCSEPRGEERSRGLAVSRSAQHRWSTVSSLSADSGVVGLNDEREDEEEPHHARHSAGAEVERVDSGIGPGLTRGWRRPLLSLRNWDIQQPCPDCGHKEGGCEQGMCERCSKLRTERKEAILEILNTESSYGEDLRIIKEEFYCPMQSAGLLTAEQLAVVFSNVQELIDVNDRFTEHLQDSIDQAFDQGDEDLQTVCIGEIFLEFVNMLPAFQTYCLQQSTSVNMLNTLEKEKELLRIFLDVSQNDNTALRRMNLRSFLMAPLQRVTKYPLLLSRISKATNECHPDYSRLKEAKSRVESHLEHINMKTKQEGTATWSLRSFRRDSRKNREVINIEMRELSVKIVGWTRESTHFIMEGPLQLAQPADGQWLKKGSKSLKFQNVQSLLMVRTLCNADTVTEGSLETSELVQDGVLVLIKDKSSGKFTVLREPIHLANCVVSADPDCEDTFEVLDIRREAFIFRASDKPRTQQWFRQIKRYTCDLGPWRKRRNALPNIMINTTQSRS; this is encoded by the exons ATGGCAGCTATTTCTGTGGCCATGCCGGATGTGAAAGCCCCACAATGTGAGTATTCCCCAGCAGGATCTCCTGCAAGCTGCAGCATGGACTTGTCCATGGACCTGTCCGTCCTCAGCTCCCCGCTGTCTGCTTTCTCTCACCACGGTGTGGCCCCCTTCCCTGCCCAGGGTGTAGCACCAGGCCACTGCAACAACAACAATGGCCTGCTCAGCAACCTGGGACTCTACTGTTCCACCAGCAGTATGCATTCTTTTAAACAGCCTGATGGCCAGTCTGCTTACGATATGATGCGCTTTCCACAAAGCTGTGTGAACACCGGTGGCACCCGGCTTTACCGCAGCCTGGAAAACCTGCACTGGGCCGCCGTGTCCGATCCCAAAGCATATCCTTACAGGAGCGTGGACAGTGAGTTTATCTTTCATTGCACTTCAAGCAGCCACTGGTACGATGGACCTCCACCGGGACCGCAAGTTTATGGCTTAATGCCTTCCCATGACAGCATGGCAATCTACGGCCGCCGAGGAGTAATTAGGAAGGATATACCACTCTTTCCACAATGGCTTTTACCAGCGGTTGAGGACTGGGGTATGAACGGAAATGCACGAAAGGGTCTTCGAGACAAGCTGCGGTTTCAGAGCACACGTGTGACGGAGCCCCACAAGCCCTTGCGTCCTCAACCTGTGCTTGGTAATGCACCTTCTCCGCTCTATCCGTGCGATCAGGAGGTAGCAGTTCGGACTGGGCTGACATCATTGCAAAGGAATGGACAGCAAGAGTTGATCGCCCGTCGCATCACCAGTCCAGAGGAGATCAAACAGGAAGCGCTGCGACGACTGCGTCTCCGAAGGCAACAAAGCACCCCTAACCTGGCACTGAACTCCAGGCAGGAGCCTAGTACCATAAGTAAATCTCATACCGCAGAGCTCATCTGCACTAACTCTGCCCAGTCAACCCCTGAGAGGAAAAGACCTCCGATGGGCCGCCTGCACATACCTACATTTGAGGAGTTTAAGAGAATGAGACAAAGGGAGGGCATTAAGAACCACATTTCCTCTGAAATGGAGACTAACAACAAGCATAGAGAGGAAAGAATACAGATAGAGGAAACGCAGAGTGCGGAAAAGACAGACATTGACGTCAAAACCGCTCAGGATATGAACCACAGCGGAGCAGAGTTGTCTGAGCCCAGTTCGACCACAGAGGTCCCAGGAGGACCCATCTGCACAAGCCCAGTGGCTCGCTCTCTATTACACCCTCAAGCTGCTACAGGAAGAGACGAGGAAACAAAGGGCCCAACAGGCCCTCGGGCCACAGATGTAGCTGTTGTCCCCTTCCCACCCCACTGGGAGAGTGGCGATGGCCCATCCAGCTGCTGCCCCGCAATCCTTCTGGATGGAACAGACCTTTCCAGCTATGGAGCCAAAATCTATAAAATGAGGGATGGTTTCCTAGGATCTGCCCTTGACCTTATTAAAAAAAG CTGCAGTGCAGAGATTGCAGCCGAGACTCCCGTCCGATTGTCGCGTGAGCACAATGACGTCACTAACATCACCGCTCCCCAGCCCAGCCATCAATCTGCCTACGTTGCCATGACAACGTCGGCCTGCGGAGAGGAGGCTTGCACCGAGCCCGTGGGACAACGGGGGAAAGTGGCGACAGAATGC CAGGTTTCTGGGGCACgctgcagacgctccagctcAGATGCGGCCTATGAGCTGGCTGAGTCAGTGAGGGCCCAGCGCGAGTGCCGCCTGCGCCCCCACTTCAGCGACCCCATGCCTGCAGACGCCACCAAACGTAAGCAGCTAGAACTGAAGATCGCTGCAGCCACATGTTTGCACATTCACCGCAGAGACAGGGACAATG TGCCAGGCACAGCCAGGGGCTGTTCAGAGcccagaggtgaggagaggagcaGGGGCCTGGCTGTGAGCCGCTCAGCACAGCACCGCTGGAGTACCGTCAGCAGCCTGAGCGCAGACAGCGGTGTTGTAGGCTTGAACGATGAGCGTGAAGATGAGGAAGAGCCCCATCATGCTCGCCACAGTGCCGGAGCTGAGGTAGAACGTGTGGACAGCGGCATCGGCCCTGGATTGACTCGGGGCTGGAGGAGACCCTTACTATCCCTCAGGAACTGGGACATTCAGCAGCCCTGTCCCGACTGTGGACACAAAGAGGGCGGCTGTGAGCAAGGCATGTGTGAACGCTGCTCCAAGCTACGCACAGAGCGCAAAGAGGCCATCCTAGAGATTCTCAATACTGAGTCGAGTTATGGAGAGGACCTGCGCATCATCAAAGAAGAGTTTTACTGTCCCATGCAGAGCGCAGGGCTGCTCACAGCAGAGCAACTGGCTGTGGTCTTCAGTAACGTTCAAGAGCTCATTGATGTCAATGACAGGTTCACAGAGCACCTGCAGGACAGCATTGATCAGGCTTTTGATCAG GGCGATGAGGACCTGCAGACTGTGTGCATTGGAGAAatcttcttggagtttgtcaacATGCTTCCAGCGTTTCAGACCTACTGCCTGCAGCAGTCCACATCTGTGAACATGCTCAACACACTGGAGAAAGAAAAAGAGCTTCTTAG GATATTCCTCGACGTGTCTCAGAATGACAACACGGCACTCAGGCGCATGAACCTGCGCTCCTTCCTCATGGCCCCACTTCAGCGTGTGACCAAGTACCCATTACTGCTAAGTCGGATCAGCAAGGCCACCAACGAGTGTCACCCAGACTACTCTCGCTTAAAAGAAGCCAAGAGCCGCGTTGAGTCCCATCTAGAGCACATCAACATGAAGACCAAACAGGAAGGGACTGCCACATGGTCCTTGCGCTCATTCCGGCGCGACAGCCGCAAGAACCGAGAAGTCATCAACATTGAGATGAGAGAGCTGTCAGTGAAAATTGTGGGCTGGACCCGAGAGAGCACACACTTCATCATGGAGGGGCCACTCCAGTTGGCACAGCCTGCCGATGGCCAGTGGCTTAAGAAGGGAAGCAAATCCCTCAAATTCCAGAATGTTCAGAGTTTACTTATGGTACGCACTCTGTGCAATGCAGACACGGTGACTGAAGGGAGTCTGGAGACCTCGGAGTTGGTGCAGGACGGTGTACTGGTACTCATCAAAGACAAGAGCAGCGGGAAGTTCACTGTGTTACGGGAGCCAATCCATTTGGCAAATTGCGTGGTGTCTGCCGACCCTGACTGTGAAGACACCTTTGAGGTGCTGGACATTCGACGTGAGGCCTTCATTTTCCGTGCCTCTGACAAACCTCGCACTCAGCAGTGGTTTCGTCAGATCAAGAGATACACTTGTGATTTGGGACCCTGGAGAAAGAGACGCAATGCTCTCCCAAATATCATGATTAACACGACCCAGAGCCGCTCCTGA